In Pirellulales bacterium, the genomic stretch GGCCGGCTGGTTATTCGGTTGGTTCAGCGAAAATCCGGCCGTGGCCGAGGTGCGGGAAATGCAGACAAAACTGGCCGATTCGAACTTGAAACCCGAGGACAGGCGAGCGTTGTTTGAGGCGATGCGCGCCAAGATGGATGGGCTGTCTGAGGCCGCCCGACAGCAACTTTGGGAAAATAACCGCCAGACAATGGAAAAGCGCATGAAACAGCATGTCGATGAATTGCACGCCATGTCGCCGAAGGACCGAGATAAAGCGCTGGATGCCGACATCGACCGGATGCAAAAGAGGCAGCAAGCCGCTCAGAATAATCCAAACGCCAATGGGCAAAGCGGCGCACCGGGAAATCAACGCAATCGGGGGCAAGCACAGACCGATGATCAGCGCATCGACCGATTAAAAAACAGACTAGACCGCAGTACCCCGGATATGCGTGCCACTCGACAAGCGTATGTGCAAATGATCGACCAGCGACTGAAGGAGCGTGGTCTGCCGCCAATGACTCCGGGACGAGGACGGGCACGGGGGTAAATGTACGCCATTTGCCAGGCGCGCTATTTCGATTCCAGCGTGACAATGCCATCCCAGCCCGGCGGCGGAACGCGGCGGTGTTTAGCTATGAACACCGTGAGAAAATCTTTCACGGGATCCGGCGCCGACATGCGTTGTAACACATCCAGCGTATGACTCCACTGGCCGGCTACAAAAGCGTCCAGCGCCGATTCATAATCGTGCAAATGCTGGTCGCTTATTTCTGGGTATTCGTGTTGCGGTGGCAGTAGTTCGCAGATTTCCAATGCCGAGGTCATTCCGTAGGGACGTACTGTTGCCACGCGGCGAATCCGTCCCATCTCCGGCGGCAACTTGCGGCGCAAGGCGGCGGCCGTGGTCGGATCGAGCAATATCGGCGCATTCACGAACTTCGTCATCGATTCCAGGCGGGCGGCCAAATTTACCACCGGGCCGAACACCGTTACTTTAACGTGATCGACGGTGCCGATTTTCCCCGCCACCGCCCGACCAGTCGCAATCCCAATCCCCGCTCGGAAATCGGCCAGCGGATGATCGAGCTGCTTGGCGGCCATTTCGAACTGAGCGCGAATTGCCAAAGCCGCCAGGGCCGCACGTTGCGGGGCATCGGATTGGGGCAACGGCCAACCCCAGAAGCCCATCGCGGCGTCGCCTTGAAAATCGCCGACGACACCGCCATGATCGAGAATTTGATGGGTCATGACCCCCAGCGCTTTGCTCACGCGCTCCAGCAGCCCCAGCAAATCGCTGGCGCTGCGTTCGCTGGTGCGGGAAAATCCGCGGAGATCGCAAAATAAGACCGTGACTTCCGTCTCGCGCGGCGTCAGCACGGTTTCCGGATCGTCCGTAGCCAGAGCATCCATCACTACCGGCGCGAAGAATTGGCTCAATCCCGCTTGACGCCGACCCAGTCGGTTCAGCTCTCGCAAGCTGCTGAGCGTGGCTGCGGCCAGTTCGGTGAATTTCATATCGTCGCGAATATCGGTCGAATCGGAATGCCCTGCACTACCTGGAGTGCCATGGCCGAATCGCCCGGCTAAGTATAATGCCCAGCCGCGGCAGGCATCGCCGGGCAGCGGCGTGCAATAGGCCCAATCGATGCTTTCCGATTCGGTGAATTCCCGAGACGGCGTTTCCGTCCAGGTATGGAGCACCGTTTCACGCTTGGCCAGCGCCTGTTGGATGAGCCGTTGACTGGGCTGAAAATTGGCGCCGGCCAAACGGCGGCCATCCCAGTGCAAAAGGCGAATGGCAACGCTACAGGGTTTTTGCGGAGAGACACCTGCGGCGTCGAACTCGGACAGGCTTGTCGATGTTTCGGACCGCAACTTTCCCGAATCGAGGGCCAAATTTGGGTCGACGGCTGACGGTGCATCGACCGCCACCAACGCTACGGCATCGGCCCGAGGGACACCGGCCAGCAATAAATTGACCAAGCGGACAAACAATTCAGTATCGGAGGCCGCATTTTTGATCACTTCCGGCAGGCGGCTTAACAACTCAATGCGCTCTTGAGCATTACGAAATGAAACGCGTCGCAATTCCGCGGCGCTGAAAACTTGCTCATGGTCAGGCTCCGGGGCATCCAAGGTTACCCGCGGGTTGTCGGCGGACAAAGTAAAAGTGGTTTTTCCAATAACGAAATGCTCTCCTGGCCTCAACTGGAACTGCGTTGCTGTGTTTCCGTGCACAAAAACGGGATTCCGAGCAGTGGCCATTTGTTCCACCATGAGGGATTGGCCATTCCAACACACACGGATGTGTTGGCGGGAGATATGATCGTCCCACGGAGTTGACCAAACGCCTGCCTGTCGACCGACGACCATGGGCTGGTTTTTATTTAAGCGACGCCGCCAGCGCTGGGTAAAATCGGGTCCTTGAGCAATCAGTTCGGCCATAGTGAAGCAACGGCAGAAATATGCATGCCGGGGTCGATGGGAGATCGTAGGAGATTAGGAGCATTCTAGCGGTTGTGGTCAGTGTTTTGCATGCTCATCTTGGTTTCCGCCCGGCACGCTCGGAAACAACCTTTGGCGCATGAAAAAAGCCGGGTTCCGACAAGCGGAACCCGGCTAATTTTGGCTCTTTCGCAGGGCAGTTACCCAAATTGTGCAACAGCCTGCGGGAGAGACTAGCGACGGTAGCTCACGTGAGCAAACGCGTACGGAGCCCGATCGCTGTTGATCGAGGTCATCGGAGCCGGGGGAGCAGGAGCGGCAGCTTTGTCGTCCTTCTTTTCGCCACCGCAGCTCGGGGCTTCACCACCGCAGCTCGGGGCCGCAGTACCACAGCAGCAGTTGCCGCCACAGCAGCAGCAGTGATGACGGTGGTGGTGATGATGGCCACAGCAGCAGCCACCGCAGCAGCAATCGCCACCGCAGCAGCAGCAGCAACCGT encodes the following:
- a CDS encoding adenylate/guanylate cyclase domain-containing protein; its protein translation is MAELIAQGPDFTQRWRRRLNKNQPMVVGRQAGVWSTPWDDHISRQHIRVCWNGQSLMVEQMATARNPVFVHGNTATQFQLRPGEHFVIGKTTFTLSADNPRVTLDAPEPDHEQVFSAAELRRVSFRNAQERIELLSRLPEVIKNAASDTELFVRLVNLLLAGVPRADAVALVAVDAPSAVDPNLALDSGKLRSETSTSLSEFDAAGVSPQKPCSVAIRLLHWDGRRLAGANFQPSQRLIQQALAKRETVLHTWTETPSREFTESESIDWAYCTPLPGDACRGWALYLAGRFGHGTPGSAGHSDSTDIRDDMKFTELAAATLSSLRELNRLGRRQAGLSQFFAPVVMDALATDDPETVLTPRETEVTVLFCDLRGFSRTSERSASDLLGLLERVSKALGVMTHQILDHGGVVGDFQGDAAMGFWGWPLPQSDAPQRAALAALAIRAQFEMAAKQLDHPLADFRAGIGIATGRAVAGKIGTVDHVKVTVFGPVVNLAARLESMTKFVNAPILLDPTTAAALRRKLPPEMGRIRRVATVRPYGMTSALEICELLPPQHEYPEISDQHLHDYESALDAFVAGQWSHTLDVLQRMSAPDPVKDFLTVFIAKHRRVPPPGWDGIVTLESK